In Vanessa cardui chromosome 4, ilVanCard2.1, whole genome shotgun sequence, the DNA window ACTGGCTATAACATTTCATCCTGCATAAAttcttttatcaattattttattatatatttaaagtattggtCCGAGTAcgaatttaatatcatttttatattaatcaactTGCTCTAATGTCGCTGATAAATGCAGCATCCTTGATCATAAGAGATAGTACCTAATACTTGCTACGGTTTAAGCTGTGCCGGTAGCGCGCGATCATTAATCACTGCAACAAAACAACGGACTGCGCTCGCGCACCCGGTCATTACGCCGGTAATTTGTCCTGAGGGTCGTAAGTTTTTTACTTACAACTTTCAAAGATTCATTTTGTTCGTAAAAGTTGTATTTGTGacgattttttattgttttttgaggAACAACTTCTGtggaatgtttattttatactgaatacatatatacatacatattcataCTGAACAATATTCTGAATACGATATATTACTGTAAGGCAATTAATACGTATATATAGAACCCGGCTCAGCATTCCTACTCAATCATATTTATCTGATGATATGTCAAATAATCGATATAATTAAGGCCATAATATATTgcagtattatttaatattaacttgaatataaaatatataatgtatgaaacaaaaataccAATTTTTCACTAGTTAGGCATAatcctttattttaatgaaacaggAAGGCAGACGAGTaaatgggccaactgatggtaagtttTCTCCATTGCCCGaagttataagaaatattacatcacttgtggcgtaaatagggcggtgtcGCCTGTGCCCAGGCACAGtgcgtagactctcgggggcgcaagaatagacagactgggcaggactattgttttttcgctTTGAATCGAGTACAAGGGgatcagcggaatcttaacaagattCCGCTGATCAGCTGATTCCGCTGATCCCCttgtactcgattccaatacaaacgtacttacatgctatgctatgtatgtatgctatcattaaaaactcatttttttggcagcgcacgagcgtatttgtgtttagtgtttatcgttaacgGGCAACGCATTTGTAGTGAgcctgcgtttaagttttagtgagcgAGACAGTAAAAttggcaaagggtctgcttaaataggacGCAGTTTTAGAAGCTCGCGCAGAAAATACTATTCTATGATTTTATGTCGCTTATTTCTGTAGTAACAGTACAATAGTCAGTATTATATATGATAAGctggtagtacctacccagatgggcttgcacaaaacccaaCTAAGACCAGGTATTCCTACCTAGcttttccaaaaaataataatagttatagtgGGAAATCAAACGTAGCCAACTTCACTTTTTATTCTAAATGCAGCCACGCTGGTACTAGAACTTGATATTTAAAGGCCAAACCGTTTCGCTTTATTTCACATATCATATTACCCAGGCGACCTCTGCTCCGGATGTGATTCCAGAGATCGAGAACTATATATAAAGGCTTCTTGTTGGATAATTCCTTTCAATAAGTATCCTcttatgaaatatttgattggtATTTCTCGAGAAAcattagatatatgtatatcgctTCTTATTCTCTTCAAAAGTGTTGGCAAATTGAGTATGAAGATGGCGTTCTAAAATCTGATTCTGTGGGAGCTCGTGGGATTAAAGTACATGTCAGAGGTTGAGTGGGTGTCGTAAAAAATCAGCGGATCATCATGAAGTCTCGAATAAAGCCTTCTTTATTATTAGTTCTCTTTTGACGatgtaaatgatatatttctattaagaaAGATATAATGGGCGTAAAAACGTTCTTGGCGTGGCCAGCTGTATGTGTGCTAggatattaagtaattttattttacagagtACTGTTAATATAAAACCCATATTTATTTGATGCAGACAGGTTAACCGTATGCAATGCAACTGTCGACCGAGCCCGGGATTCGAGGCCCCGGGGTCACAATGCGCACGCGCACACTTCGTAGAAGCGATCATTACACCAACTGAACGGGTTCTTttgtaataaagatttattcgtCATCTACTGTGCTTATTATACAGATGGGTCAATGCACTAATTTTGATCATTATAACTAATTATTGTAGGTTCTAACTCTATTTAATGAACGTTATTTAATCTCGGATTAATGTGTGTAGAATAGAGTACGAATGTAATAGTGTTATTTGAAATGCAAATGAAAAAGATTATCGAtcgtataataacatttatagacCTAGCGATGTTTATAAAACcacaagagaaaaaaaaatataaatttcaaatgaaaagatgaaagtgtttatttttattttttaaatttattcatactaAGGAAAGCGAAACTATTCTCACGCTGTACAACTATTCAAGTAGCATATATCTTTgatatttgtattgaaatacatatattagatAGTTCTTGTCAAGCTGTCGAAGCAGCGTCAAACATTAAAGCGACTAGTTTTTCCCGTACCGACGTCTtcgttaaatttgaaaataaaacgcaATGTCAAACGAAAGTCACGCACGGAGCAGGTGTTTCTTGCAAAATAAAACGAGCCACGACCGAGCATCGCCCACCCCGCTCTACCTGACACAATGGCATCcgaaaaagtgaaaaaaaaaacaaagatcgCTGATACATATATCCCTTTTTACGTGCCGAACATTTCTCTGGTTATTCTGTCAGCTATAATAACTCAACTGCAAAGATAGGAATCGTGAAAGTGGCTAATTCTATCCTTAAGCATTGTTATACGTGTAATTTggttattcattaaatataaatagttttaaacaaattattggtATTACAGACATTTTATTGGTGTTTTCACTAAGtagatcgttttttttttcatatatatctaaaaaaccgacttcaaacaaaacactattttaaaataaatgaatatgcactaaaaagtagtaaaaataattgcgtattcaacatatttttagagtcctcctgagtaaaatgaaatgaaaaatattagattacttaaaagtcgatgtacgattatataacgtagttatagttgttgttatatttggagccggtgtgactaatatcgttttcatatggatacatCAGAACTGTTTTTCTTCGGCTATCAAAAGGAtaccattatatttaaataacattcagCGTGACATTAATGCAAACATTTATGATTAAAATCATAACATTCTTCGAAAGCTAAGTTTTGCATCTTAGCCGAGCACGAAAtctagaattataaaataaattcgaaagtaactctatttgtGTATTTGTACCTCATCACGACTAACCCACTGATCATAATTACATTAGTGGTATAGTATATGAATGAATGTAAATTGTAAACCAATAAAGCTGATTTTTAGATATTGTGGCTTAGGAAAAGCGTAGAATCCTTAAGATTTCATCTTAAGGATCAAGTTTTCTCTCACAGACttacaaactattttttttttcactttcacATTCGATGTCTCTACAACAATGAGAGGTATGATTGatgaaaagttaattataaaatcaaataatctaaatcataaaaaaaataaaaagtataaagtaaatgaTGACTGAGATTTATTCAAAAGGGCAAAGATCTATATCTATATCAGCAGAAATCTTCGTTGTCAATTTCAAGgtaaatctttactaatattataaatatgaatgtaactcaactctgtctgtctgtcgttctttcacgaccaaaccaatggagcgaatttaataaaatttggtgtgTTGCAAACTCAAAAGGAAGGActattttgcctaacatatgataacCAATCCTAAAACGTGAAAAGGAGCGGACGATAACTAGTaccatataaacataatatctaAACAAAGCCCTCTTGGTTTAAAGGCTCATTGaaatttagttatataatacTATGGTTGTATATAATGGGATTAAAAGAAATAAGATGGAAAATACTTATTGCAAAAAGTACAAAACTTAActgaaaactaaatttaaactcATTTAAAACCCGCCGAGTTTTTACATATGAAATTGAAATGATTTGAAAAGTAATCGTTAATTCgaatcaataaaatcaaataccCAATTACttgcagaatatatttttaaatcagataagaatttgtttacaaaaaatatattggaagtTTTCCGGTATTGGACGTTGtactatcataatattatttacagtatGATATGCATTATTCTTATTCGAGTTATCATATTATCACTAAACAGTCAGAGTCCAATTTCCTATATCATGGAAGTTTACATATAAAAGACTAGCTTAAAATTGAAATGAGTTAGTGTCGTTTGATTAGTTACTACGACAGGATCAAGATGAGTTTCAAGAACAAGGTTGTGATAGTAACGGGAGCCAGCTCCGGCATCGGCGCCTCGACGGCGATAATGTTCAGCAAAGAGGGCGCTCACGTTGTGATGGTGGGCCGCAACGAGACCAAGCTCTCCGCCGTGGCCGCGAAGTGCTCCTCGCCGCTCGTGATCCGTGCAGATGTCGGCAACGACGACGACGCTCGTCGCATCGTCAACGAAACCATTGACAAATTCGGCCAGATCGATGTCCTGGTCAACAATGCTGGTATGTCGGTGGAAAATGGCGGTCTCCTCGGCGGCGATATGATGAAAGCTTTCGACACTATCCTCAACGTTAACCTTCGTGCGGTTGTTCATTTAACTTCCTTGGCTGCTCCACATCTTGTGAAAACTAAAGGAAACGTAGTAAATATATCGAGTATCGGTGGAACTTCAACATTTTCCAATCCCGGTGTCACAAATTACTGCGTCTCAAAAGCAGCGTTGAACCATTTCACCGTTTGTGCTGCGGCTGAGTTGGGCCCTCATGGCGTGAGAGTTAATACGATCAGTCCTGGACCCGTTCGAACTGATATATTGGAAAATACCAATAATTCTGTAACTTGGGACAGCTTAATTCCTTTCACTCTTCTTAACAGAGTGTCTGAGCCGGAGGAAGTAGCTGATTTAATCTTATTCATTGCAAGTGATAGGGCTAAGTCAATCACGGGCGTTAATTACGTGACCGACAACGGTATgctaattaaaagaaattaatataacgtGTTCTTTTGGGT includes these proteins:
- the LOC124544081 gene encoding 3-oxoacyl-[acyl-carrier-protein] reductase FabG-like, with product MSFKNKVVIVTGASSGIGASTAIMFSKEGAHVVMVGRNETKLSAVAAKCSSPLVIRADVGNDDDARRIVNETIDKFGQIDVLVNNAGMSVENGGLLGGDMMKAFDTILNVNLRAVVHLTSLAAPHLVKTKGNVVNISSIGGTSTFSNPGVTNYCVSKAALNHFTVCAAAELGPHGVRVNTISPGPVRTDILENTNNSVTWDSLIPFTLLNRVSEPEEVADLILFIASDRAKSITGVNYVTDNGMLIKRN